From one Culex quinquefasciatus strain JHB chromosome 3, VPISU_Cqui_1.0_pri_paternal, whole genome shotgun sequence genomic stretch:
- the LOC6050412 gene encoding influenza virus NS1A-binding protein homolog A isoform X1 gives MTRKHGYNITYDSDDAMESLGYLKFTDESMKSNFLQSLSTMRRHRLFCDVILLVGNTEIHAHRNVLACVSPHLMELFSSDVDTVNGATADGKAPCYRLNGHITLTGLRFLVEYAYTGSLEVPGDMIRDVYLAAWQLKIDTVVKECARHMVSDLEPETCIETRSLPGINRNKHFVQDVDAYIAKNFAEASQQPAFLQLPCVLIEVLYQTKQEMTLVTEASLCRLVLDWIRRQMMEQGSSVSNLLERSHLLYLALDNSLQDCSDLPPGQEADSDLVQDYKRLVLKCPGNKKHRKGLKTPNRPRVILYNRDIGERDEDTSQDCDWTLIGSSKISDHTFISLVTLNGNLSRLSIQLRLNVPTTPSPITTPDVLSASVSRDEDLSEAQQPELFCEVATMSGPKCGLGVAELEGKLLVCGGYDRAECLKSVESYCPVSNSWTQQCNMGEARGRVQIAVINGTVYAVGGCNGTTELDSVECLSKLDKKWRKMCRLPLARSNAGVCALNDKIYCIGGWNGQSGIRQCDVLKPEDNKWMSIAPLNTGRYQAGVAAYQGKLWVAGGSDAWNCLGSVEVYDPETEQWTFMPSLLTPRRGCGLAEFNGKLYAVGGSDGTHSLSTTECYDEASKCWVAGPNLTTPRSIVSVAAVQNRLYAIGGFSGKTFLNTIEYLDASSNEWTTFVPQTNENIDSLLQNAIFSGRAGSSSTSSSPDNLSGQNGDSEHTFKPIKTVEVNAYNLERGKASSTDKEVSQIMAPEASAKKLAIEDVEESNSGEINGTNNTHDSSIKLQKILANTCAEIAANGHNGS, from the exons ATGACTCGCAAGCACGGTTACAACATCACGTACGACAGTG ACGATGCCATGGAGAGCCTCGGCTATCTCAAGTTCACCGACGAAAGCATGAAGTCCAACTTCTTGCAGAGCTTAAGCACCATGCGCCGGCACCGGCTTTTTTGCGATGTGATTCTTTTG GTCGGCAACACGGAAATCCACGCCCACCGCAATGTCCTGGCGTGCGTGTCCCCTCACCTGATGGAGCTGTTCAGTTCGGACGTG GACACCGTCAACGGCGCCACCGCCGACGGGAAGGCTCCCTGCTACCGACTGAACGGCCACATCACGCTAACCGGGCTCAGGTTTCTGGTCGAGTACGCCTACACCGGCTCGCTGGAAGTGCCCGGAGACATG ATACGCGATGTGTATCTGGCTGCCTGGCAGCTCAAGATTGACACCGTGGTCAAGGAATGCGCCCGGCACATGGTGAGCGACCTCGAGCCGGAGACTTGCATCGAAACGCGCTCCCTGCCCGGTATCAACCGGAACAAGCACTTTGTCCAGGACGTCGACGCTTACATAGCGAAGAACTTTGCGGAGGCCTCGCAGCAGCCGGCTTTCCTCCAACTGCCGTGCGTCCTCATCGAGGTGCTGTACCAAACTAAGCAGGAAATGACGCTGGTGACCGAGGCTTCCCTTTGCCGCCTGGTTCTGGACTGGATCCGTCGTCAAATGATGGAACAGGGCAGCTCG GTATCAAATCTCTTGGAGCGCTCCCATCTGCTGTATCTTGCCCTGGACAACTCGCTGCAGGATTGCTCAGACCTGCCTCCGGGCCAGGAAGCCGACAGCGATCTGGTGCAGGACTACAAACGGTTGGTGCTCAAATGTCCCGGCAACAAGAAGCACCGCAAGGGCCTGAAAACCCCAAACCGACCTCGTGTAATTCTGTACAACCGAGACATCGGCGAACGCGACGAAGACACCAGCCAGGACTGCGACTGGACCCTGATCGGCAGCTCGAAGATTTCCGACCACACGTTCATCTCGCTGGTCACGCTGAACGGCAACCTGTCGCGGTTGTCGATCCAGCTGCGTCTGAACGTGCCGACGACGCCGTCGCCGATCACCACTCCGGACGTGCTCAGCGCCAGCGTCAGCCGGGACGAAGATCTGAGCGAGGCGCAACAACCGGAGCTGTTCTGCGAGGTGGCCACCATGTCCGGACCCAAGTGCGGACTCGGAGTGGCCGAGCTGGAGGGCAAGCTGCTCGTTTGCGGTGGTTACGACCGGGCCGAGTGCTTGAAATCGGTCGAATCGTACTGTCCCGTGTCCAACAGTTGGACCCAGCAGTGCAACATGGGCGAGGCCCGCGGCCGGGTGCAGATCGCCGTGATCAACGGGACGGTGTACGCCGTCGGCGGCTGTAACG GAACCACCGAACTGGACTCTGTCGAGTGTCTCTCGAAGCTGGACAAAAAGTGGCGCAAGATGTGCCGGTTGCCGCTGGCCCGCAGTAACGCGGGTGTGTGCGCGCTGAACGACAAGATCTACTGCATTGGCGGGTGGAACGGGCAGAGTGGAATCCGGCAGTGCGACGTGCTCAAGCCGGAGGACAACAAGTGGATGTCGATCGCGCCTTTGAACACGGGGCGCTATCAGGCCGGGGTAGCGGCGTACCAGGGCAAGCTGTGGGTTGCCGGAGGCAGTGATGCTTGGAACTGCTTGGGCTCGGTGGAGGTGTACGATCCGGAGACGGAGCAGTGGACGTTTATGCCGTCGCTGTTGACGCCGAG ACGCGGTTGCGGTTTGGCCGAGTTCAACGGTAAGTTGTACGCCGTGGGCGGAAGTGACGGGACGCACTCGTTGAGTACGACCGAATGCTACGATGAGGCTTCCAAGTGTTGGGTTGCGGGACCGAATCTGACGACGCCGCGGTCCATCGTGTCGGTGGCTGCCGTCCAGAACCGGTTGTACGCGATCGGAGGCTTTTCGGGCAAGACGTTCCTGAACACTATCGAGTATCTGGACGCCTCGTCCAACGAGTGGACCACGTTTGTGCCGCAAACGAACGAGAACATTGACAGTCTGCTGCAGAATGCCATCTTTAGCGGGCGGGCGGGATCTTCGTCGACGTCCTCGTCGCCGGACAATTTGAGCGGCCAGAACGGGGACAGCGAGCACACCTTCAAGCCGATCAAGACCGTCGAGGTGAACGCGTACAACCTGGAGCGCGGCAAAGCCTCGTCGACGGACAAGGAAGTGTCGCAGATCATGGCACCCGAAGCGTCCGCCAAAAAGCTTGCCATCGAGGACGTTGAAGAATCGAATAGTGGAGAAATTAAtggtacaaacaacacacacgATAGCAGTATTAAACTACAGAAAATTCTGGCAAACACGTGCGCGGAGATCGCCGCCAACGGACACAACGGCAGTTAA
- the LOC6050412 gene encoding influenza virus NS1A-binding protein homolog A isoform X2: MRPRIESSIGDDAMESLGYLKFTDESMKSNFLQSLSTMRRHRLFCDVILLVGNTEIHAHRNVLACVSPHLMELFSSDVDTVNGATADGKAPCYRLNGHITLTGLRFLVEYAYTGSLEVPGDMIRDVYLAAWQLKIDTVVKECARHMVSDLEPETCIETRSLPGINRNKHFVQDVDAYIAKNFAEASQQPAFLQLPCVLIEVLYQTKQEMTLVTEASLCRLVLDWIRRQMMEQGSSVSNLLERSHLLYLALDNSLQDCSDLPPGQEADSDLVQDYKRLVLKCPGNKKHRKGLKTPNRPRVILYNRDIGERDEDTSQDCDWTLIGSSKISDHTFISLVTLNGNLSRLSIQLRLNVPTTPSPITTPDVLSASVSRDEDLSEAQQPELFCEVATMSGPKCGLGVAELEGKLLVCGGYDRAECLKSVESYCPVSNSWTQQCNMGEARGRVQIAVINGTVYAVGGCNGTTELDSVECLSKLDKKWRKMCRLPLARSNAGVCALNDKIYCIGGWNGQSGIRQCDVLKPEDNKWMSIAPLNTGRYQAGVAAYQGKLWVAGGSDAWNCLGSVEVYDPETEQWTFMPSLLTPRRGCGLAEFNGKLYAVGGSDGTHSLSTTECYDEASKCWVAGPNLTTPRSIVSVAAVQNRLYAIGGFSGKTFLNTIEYLDASSNEWTTFVPQTNENIDSLLQNAIFSGRAGSSSTSSSPDNLSGQNGDSEHTFKPIKTVEVNAYNLERGKASSTDKEVSQIMAPEASAKKLAIEDVEESNSGEINGTNNTHDSSIKLQKILANTCAEIAANGHNGS; the protein is encoded by the exons ACGATGCCATGGAGAGCCTCGGCTATCTCAAGTTCACCGACGAAAGCATGAAGTCCAACTTCTTGCAGAGCTTAAGCACCATGCGCCGGCACCGGCTTTTTTGCGATGTGATTCTTTTG GTCGGCAACACGGAAATCCACGCCCACCGCAATGTCCTGGCGTGCGTGTCCCCTCACCTGATGGAGCTGTTCAGTTCGGACGTG GACACCGTCAACGGCGCCACCGCCGACGGGAAGGCTCCCTGCTACCGACTGAACGGCCACATCACGCTAACCGGGCTCAGGTTTCTGGTCGAGTACGCCTACACCGGCTCGCTGGAAGTGCCCGGAGACATG ATACGCGATGTGTATCTGGCTGCCTGGCAGCTCAAGATTGACACCGTGGTCAAGGAATGCGCCCGGCACATGGTGAGCGACCTCGAGCCGGAGACTTGCATCGAAACGCGCTCCCTGCCCGGTATCAACCGGAACAAGCACTTTGTCCAGGACGTCGACGCTTACATAGCGAAGAACTTTGCGGAGGCCTCGCAGCAGCCGGCTTTCCTCCAACTGCCGTGCGTCCTCATCGAGGTGCTGTACCAAACTAAGCAGGAAATGACGCTGGTGACCGAGGCTTCCCTTTGCCGCCTGGTTCTGGACTGGATCCGTCGTCAAATGATGGAACAGGGCAGCTCG GTATCAAATCTCTTGGAGCGCTCCCATCTGCTGTATCTTGCCCTGGACAACTCGCTGCAGGATTGCTCAGACCTGCCTCCGGGCCAGGAAGCCGACAGCGATCTGGTGCAGGACTACAAACGGTTGGTGCTCAAATGTCCCGGCAACAAGAAGCACCGCAAGGGCCTGAAAACCCCAAACCGACCTCGTGTAATTCTGTACAACCGAGACATCGGCGAACGCGACGAAGACACCAGCCAGGACTGCGACTGGACCCTGATCGGCAGCTCGAAGATTTCCGACCACACGTTCATCTCGCTGGTCACGCTGAACGGCAACCTGTCGCGGTTGTCGATCCAGCTGCGTCTGAACGTGCCGACGACGCCGTCGCCGATCACCACTCCGGACGTGCTCAGCGCCAGCGTCAGCCGGGACGAAGATCTGAGCGAGGCGCAACAACCGGAGCTGTTCTGCGAGGTGGCCACCATGTCCGGACCCAAGTGCGGACTCGGAGTGGCCGAGCTGGAGGGCAAGCTGCTCGTTTGCGGTGGTTACGACCGGGCCGAGTGCTTGAAATCGGTCGAATCGTACTGTCCCGTGTCCAACAGTTGGACCCAGCAGTGCAACATGGGCGAGGCCCGCGGCCGGGTGCAGATCGCCGTGATCAACGGGACGGTGTACGCCGTCGGCGGCTGTAACG GAACCACCGAACTGGACTCTGTCGAGTGTCTCTCGAAGCTGGACAAAAAGTGGCGCAAGATGTGCCGGTTGCCGCTGGCCCGCAGTAACGCGGGTGTGTGCGCGCTGAACGACAAGATCTACTGCATTGGCGGGTGGAACGGGCAGAGTGGAATCCGGCAGTGCGACGTGCTCAAGCCGGAGGACAACAAGTGGATGTCGATCGCGCCTTTGAACACGGGGCGCTATCAGGCCGGGGTAGCGGCGTACCAGGGCAAGCTGTGGGTTGCCGGAGGCAGTGATGCTTGGAACTGCTTGGGCTCGGTGGAGGTGTACGATCCGGAGACGGAGCAGTGGACGTTTATGCCGTCGCTGTTGACGCCGAG ACGCGGTTGCGGTTTGGCCGAGTTCAACGGTAAGTTGTACGCCGTGGGCGGAAGTGACGGGACGCACTCGTTGAGTACGACCGAATGCTACGATGAGGCTTCCAAGTGTTGGGTTGCGGGACCGAATCTGACGACGCCGCGGTCCATCGTGTCGGTGGCTGCCGTCCAGAACCGGTTGTACGCGATCGGAGGCTTTTCGGGCAAGACGTTCCTGAACACTATCGAGTATCTGGACGCCTCGTCCAACGAGTGGACCACGTTTGTGCCGCAAACGAACGAGAACATTGACAGTCTGCTGCAGAATGCCATCTTTAGCGGGCGGGCGGGATCTTCGTCGACGTCCTCGTCGCCGGACAATTTGAGCGGCCAGAACGGGGACAGCGAGCACACCTTCAAGCCGATCAAGACCGTCGAGGTGAACGCGTACAACCTGGAGCGCGGCAAAGCCTCGTCGACGGACAAGGAAGTGTCGCAGATCATGGCACCCGAAGCGTCCGCCAAAAAGCTTGCCATCGAGGACGTTGAAGAATCGAATAGTGGAGAAATTAAtggtacaaacaacacacacgATAGCAGTATTAAACTACAGAAAATTCTGGCAAACACGTGCGCGGAGATCGCCGCCAACGGACACAACGGCAGTTAA